The region ATACTTCATCTTGACACAGATGAATTGATGCATCCAGCTGGCGCTGGGGAGTATTCTTTAAGGAAGTTGCTTCGTGATATTCCACGGGATGTGGATATGGTTGTCTTTCCAAACTATGTAAGTTTAACAAtggaattggaattcgtgattccattccattgGAATCCTTCAAATCCCATGATTGAAGGAACATATATTATAGCATCCcaatttcatttctttctattacaacaaTGCATTTTCAGTTTTTTCTTATTAATTGGAATATCTACCCGATTATAGCATTGCAATTTTAGTTTCTTTTTTCTTATTAGGATATATTGTATTTTTGAAAAGGTATCCAGTTATATTAGTGGAAAACTggaaattaatttatatttggaTGATATTATTATAATTGGGTGGATTATATAAATGAAATAAACAAGTAAATGaaactacattgctatttctCTCATTTAACCAATTTCTAAATAGTTACCACTTAATCGGGAAAACATCTTTTTCCTGACTTTCTCAATTAAGCTGTTTTTTTGGTTAAATTTTAGCTTCCAATTTGCATTTCCAAATATAATAGTTTGATATTCCATTCTCTTATACATTAATATCTAACATTGTGAATATTCATATTAAAAGACTCGAAATAATACGTTTTCTTTACAGGAGAGTAGTGTAGAGCGTGATGACATTAAGGATCCTTTTATAGAGGTTACATATTTCTTTCTTTCCtaactttttacaaatttgcccttGTTTATCATCTATACTTTCAAAGATTGGACTTAAGTGAATccttatttattgttttatttgaTTAGATATCAATGTTTAAAAGGAACTATGATCATCTTCCAAAAGATACATATTTTGGTATGTATAAAGAATCAACTCGAGGTAATCCAAATTACTTTTTAACTTATGGAAATGGGAAATCGGTTGCTCGTGTTCAAGATCATCTACGCCCTAATGGTGCTCATAGATGGCATAACTACATGAAAACTCCAAAGTACTTTCTTTATCTCTTTCCCTTTTACacaaaagacgtaaataccctccAGTATGAATAAACAGATTAATGTATTGAAATGGTTTTTAAATTTTTACAGGGAGATAAAACTTGAAGAGGCTGCTGTTCTACACTACACGTATGCCAAATTCTCTGATTTGACTTCAAGAAGAGATAGATGTGGTTGTAAGCCTACTAAAGATGATGTCAAAAGATGCTTTATGTTGGAATTCGATAGAGCTGTAAGTTCATTTAATCATTttttatgagtaaattacacgaatggtccctatggtttagggtaatttacgcgtttggtccctaaattATTTTtgtaactcggaaggtccttaatgtttgtttttgttacgcgcttggtccctgtcttacctaaaaaccctatttttcccttgattttttaatttatttaaataaacacacctccaACCCCACTCTCTCACCTTACCATACCTACTCCActatttttctctatttaaataatagtatttttaagtaagatagggaccaaacgcataacaaaaacaaacagtagggaccaagcgcgtaataaAAACAAAGAATAGGGACCCTCTGAGTTAAAAacataagttagggaccaaacgtgcaaattacctcaaaccatagggaccattcgtgtaatttactctttatttattacactatttttgtcatttttttattAAGACATTATACTTTGAATAATCAATCCAATTATAGCATTAAAAATTGATTTCTGATTGTAATATGTTGATATAATTGGCTAGAATATTCAAAGTAGGATGTTGTAATAGGagaaaatgaaagtaggatgatgTAAGTATTATCTAGGGTTAATTTCATAAAAGGCCTtatattttagagtaaattacacgaatggtccttatggttcctattgtttgtttttgttgtgtgtttggtccttgtcttacctaaaaagactattttggctttgatttatttatttatttaaataaacacatccCCAACCTCACCTTACTTTACCTTCTCTAGTCcaccttatttaaataaattaaaaaatcaagggcaaaatagtctttaggtaagacaaggaccaaacccgcaacaaaaacaaacagtagggaccttctgagttaaaaaaaataagttagggaccaaacatgcaaattaccccaaaccatagggaccatttgtgtaatttactctatattttgtgtttttcccggattaaacctcaaatttatcttttacctgaaaaagaccttgtatttttttcGATCTGGCCCTTTTTAGTCaatctttttccaaaaaaaaGGTTTTATGCAGAAAAGtcctattattttttttataaagtcctaaatgttttttttttaacagaaaagtcCCATTATTTTAGGAAAATCACATAATCTGTCATTTCttgttaaaataaaagaaatgtaGTTTTTCGTTAATTTGGGCATAATGTTAAATAATCAGaacttttttgttaaaaaaaagttaGAACTTGGAGTTTTCTGCATAAAACCCAAATAAAATTGCAAAATATGAGGGTTTTTTCGAGAAAAGCTACAAAAGTGAGGGTTTGTTTGGAAGCAATTAGAAGGTTGaggttttttcggaaaaaaaaaagacaaagttgagggttttttttggaaaaatgaaaaactaCAAGGTCTTATTTAGGCAAAACCCTATTATCTATTGATTTATTATTGGGTTTTGTTTCAGGCATTCATAGTTGCTTCAACTGCAACCGAAGAAGAAAAGCTGAACTGGTAAAAACTATAAAAAGCCTCTtagcatttttttaaaatttttatcaaACAAATTAATAAAAGTAAATTTCTATTTTATACAATTCCTTTTATTACAGGTATCGTGAACACGTGGTGTGGACTGATAAAACAATAAACTTAAAACTATTACGAAAAGGCATTTTAACTCGCATATACGCCCCATCAGTAAGAATGTTATCACAACATCTACTTTCATATGGTAAAAAAGTGGGGCCCATTTGAAATAAGTTGTTAACACTCTTATTGTGTGCTCTTTAATTCTACCACAGGTTATCATCGAGGGTTTAAAGGAATCGGGTGTGTTTACTTCTATAATTGCTAAAGCTCCCACAACTCTCTCAAGAGACAAGTTCTTAGCTTCCATTGAAAGTAGCAACTCTTCGAGGGACAGTGGGGCCCACTCACAGCCTCCAAGAAAGATCGGCCGAGTCACAGAGCATAATTCCCAAGCAGTCGTCAGAAAAATGTTGGAAGCCGCACAATTTCATGAAGCGGCGGTGCCGCCACTTTCTCCGCCCGGCCCCACCACTCAGAACAACCACATAGTCGAGGCCAGATAATGTGTCTGCTGTTCttgtactgtgtttgacatgCATTGGACTGGACTGATATAGCATGTTGGTGATTGTTAAGAGATGAAGTTGTGTTACATGTTGCTCTCGATATGAGTTTCTGTATAGATAGATGTATTTAAAGTGTCGAGTAGAGTAACGTTGATTAATACCTTTTAAATCGTTCTTGGTTAATCTTGGTGTAACTTTTATGGGTTtgtattaagttggtttttaggcTTGATTTTAATGTAAATCTAGACATGAATCCAAGAATGTGTTGTATTTCATTTGTTTTTAATCAGAGAGATTACAGAGCCAGAGTAATATTGAGAAGCCTTGTGCAACAGTTCTCAGACCAAACGGACCGAATCCATGTAGTCAACTTTAATTTGTTTCGTTAAATCGTAAAATAACTTCAATAAAGTAAAATATTCATTTGTTACAGTTTATACTTTTATAGTTTGCAAAATGAAATTTGAATATCAAATACAGAGTAAGTTATACTTTTTAAGTCGGTATTAGTTATGTCTTCCAATTAAACAACTGATATCCATATGTGTAGGGGTGCGCCGAAAAACCGAGCCGATCCGTCCAATCCGAAACCGaagaaaccaaaaccaaaataaaccgaaactaaaaataaaacaaaaccgaaaaaaccggatACCTACGGGTTGGTATCGGTTTGGATATGTAAATAACCGCggatacccgaaccgaaccgtttatatatatatatatatatatatatatatatatatatatatatatatatatatatatatatatatatatatatatatatatatatatgacttttgTGTGATATTGAGTTTATAATTGATAGGTGATATGCTATTGTCGatgcaaaatttaaattaaaagctACAGTTTAGTAAACTGTATAATgtgtttctatttttttttttttatcaaggaCATGTATATTTTATGTTTACCTATTTGATTCATAAAATGTAAGTTTTATCAACTACAAAAATGATATATTTCACACGtgagttttttatttttagaaataataGCCGAAATGGTGTTTATAACTttgattatttttgttttttatatttagtGGGTACCCGTGAACCGATGGTTACCCACCTTCaaacggttcggttcggttctggtTTTTTAGCAATTCGGTTCGGTTTCGGTTAGTGCATGTAATGTATCCGCCCCGTGGTTACGGTTCACAATTTTTTTACTATCCGAACCGAACCGCCCCGTAAACACCCCTACCTGTGTGTAGTAACATCAACTAGGGTTGGCAGAAAAACCTTGGCATGAGGGAAAAGATATGAGATTACATTGTCT is a window of Lactuca sativa cultivar Salinas chromosome 1, Lsat_Salinas_v11, whole genome shotgun sequence DNA encoding:
- the LOC111917475 gene encoding glycosyltransferase-like KOBITO 1 is translated as MAGPKPSQTTSSNHHSFASKLILLLTLLPITLAAFAFALQWRGGGVVDVDDPISNWSPQHNSHIFPGMDSSPLATAVDHHSSSDCLSLGQSSSPAFPYYNDWKFQFQSDLKPKICITTSTSAGLEQILPWMFYHKVLGVGTFFLFVEGKAASPSVSKVLESIPGVKVIYRTKDLEEKQANSRIWNETWLSSFFYKPCNYELFVKQSLNMEMAIVMARNAGMDWILHLDTDELMHPAGAGEYSLRKLLRDIPRDVDMVVFPNYESSVERDDIKDPFIEISMFKRNYDHLPKDTYFGMYKESTRGNPNYFLTYGNGKSVARVQDHLRPNGAHRWHNYMKTPKEIKLEEAAVLHYTYAKFSDLTSRRDRCGCKPTKDDVKRCFMLEFDRAAFIVASTATEEEKLNWYREHVVWTDKTINLKLLRKGILTRIYAPSVIIEGLKESGVFTSIIAKAPTTLSRDKFLASIESSNSSRDSGAHSQPPRKIGRVTEHNSQAVVRKMLEAAQFHEAAVPPLSPPGPTTQNNHIVEAR